CTGAGGCGTCCCGGGCCGGCAGCGGCCTAACCGCGGAAGTCCGCCGGCCGTTCCGGGGACGCCGCCGTCAGCGCCTTCTTCACGGCCTCCACGCCCGCCCGCAGGCCGTAGACCGGGGTGCCCGGCTGCTGGCGCCAGGAGTCGTCCAGGCCGCCCGTGTCGACGGTGTCGAAACCGAGCGCGTCGATGAGCTCGCGGACGCGCCGCTTGGCGGCCTCGTCGTCGCCGGCGACCGGCAGGGCGATGCGGTCGGGATCGCCGGCCGGGCGGGGGCGGTCCAGGATGTCCTGGGCGTAGGTGCCGTTGAAGGCCTTGATCACGGGATGGCCGAGGTGCCGTTCGGTCCAGCGGCTCTCGGTCAGGCCCTCGTCCTCGATGGCCGCGATCCGGCCGTCGCGCTGCGGGTAGTAGTTG
This is a stretch of genomic DNA from Streptomyces sp. TG1A-8. It encodes these proteins:
- a CDS encoding NADPH-dependent F420 reductase, producing the protein MRIGIIGAGNIGGNLTRRLTALGHDVAVANSRGPETLAELAEETGATPVRAQEAARGAEVVVVTVPLKAVPDLPSGLLDGAAEGVAVIDTGNYYPQRDGRIAAIEDEGLTESRWTERHLGHPVIKAFNGTYAQDILDRPRPAGDPDRIALPVAGDDEAAKRRVRELIDALGFDTVDTGGLDDSWRQQPGTPVYGLRAGVEAVKKALTAASPERPADFRG